One part of the Rubidibacter lacunae KORDI 51-2 genome encodes these proteins:
- a CDS encoding helix-turn-helix domain-containing protein, translating into MSGVTHVEFRESTEELQALLRAEKQPSAKERLQALYLIRAEQFTVSAAARVLGKHRGTLQRWLARYPQGGLPQMLARSTSPGRPRVIPDWAVRCLQKQLQDPEGGFERYTQIQQWLRTQLGIEADYATVHHLVRYRLQAKLKVPRPRHRRQSQARRAAFKKT; encoded by the coding sequence ATGAGTGGCGTCACCCACGTTGAATTTCGCGAGAGTACTGAGGAACTCCAGGCACTGCTGCGCGCGGAGAAGCAGCCGTCAGCGAAAGAGCGCTTGCAAGCGCTCTACCTGATTCGAGCCGAGCAGTTCACGGTCTCGGCTGCAGCGCGGGTGCTGGGCAAACATCGAGGCACGCTCCAACGCTGGCTGGCCCGGTATCCCCAGGGCGGTCTGCCACAAATGCTGGCGCGCTCAACTAGCCCCGGTCGTCCGCGTGTCATTCCCGATTGGGCGGTGCGCTGCCTCCAGAAGCAACTCCAGGACCCAGAGGGCGGGTTCGAGCGCTACACGCAGATTCAGCAATGGCTGCGCACTCAGCTGGGTATCGAGGCCGACTACGCCACCGTCCATCACTTGGTGCGCTACCGGCTGCAAGCGAAACTGAAGGTCCCGCGACCGCGCCATCGACGGCAGAGCCAAGCGCGGCGTGCGGCTTTTAAAAAAACTTAG